Proteins co-encoded in one Solea senegalensis isolate Sse05_10M linkage group LG8, IFAPA_SoseM_1, whole genome shotgun sequence genomic window:
- the LOC122773703 gene encoding gastrula zinc finger protein XlCGF57.1-like isoform X2: MKSLAREAVEKICQLFHKCSSLLHLEVSQGVAEIEDLRRRLEVTETELMLVLEGSRGQKGAEELTEGGSGENDGRTASISGTEGETVQSSHRSGRKSRRALATGDTGVKRSPILHLWKGRTYEDSVQLVTIKEEGLEAFVDQASADSIQCRDETTQDNVDDPDYQLVAEDVDDGAPGYNTRPKRVVKPKFHRGRANKESQNQQPLSCKHCRKTFSKLLQLKAHQVIHGVNAEKPFHCSQCGRGFSFQRSLNAHMLLHTGERPHTCDICGKGFTLKQLLRNHQRLHTEVRPFRCEQCGKSFYRAHGLKIHQMVHTGERAHNCQYCNKSFTIPGNLQRHLRIHTGEKPFKCETCGKSFNQADTLKGHQRIHTGERPFSCETCGKCFIQKSALKMHQKTSHSGENSLACVACGTGVACVDSLRKHLQSHAATIPCTCVICGQQLCSITELRSHQQHHTVDRPHSCGLCGKSFKSSSYLKIHLKTHSGERPFSCDICGRMFTQHSSLKSHQVVHTGEKPFSCDTCGKCFSNTGNLNRHQRIHTGEKPFSCDICGRSFNQGNSLKAHQQIHTGEKQFMCDKCGKSFAYLRNLKDHKCFYV, from the exons ATGAAGTCTTTGGCACGAGAAGCTGTGGAGAAGATCTGCCAACTTTTCCACAAGTGTTCCTCTCTGCTGCATTTAGAG GTGTCACAGGGTGTGGCAGAGATTGAGGACCTGAGGCGGAGGCTGGAAGTGACAGAGACGGAGCTGATGCTGGTGTTGGAGGGCAGCAGAGGTCAgaagggagcagaggagctcACAGaggggggcagtggagagaacgATGGTAGGACGGCTTCGATTAGTGGAACAGAAGGAGAAACCGTCCAGAGCAGCCATCGCTCAGGGAGAAAGAGTCGCAGAG ctTTGGCTACAGGTGATACAGGAGTGAAGAGGTCCCCTATACTTCATCTGTGGAAAGGCAGAACCTACGAG GATAGTGTCCAACTAGTAACAATTAAGGAAGAAGGTTTGGAAGCGTTCGTTGACCAGGCGTCTGCTGATTCCATTCAGTGCAGAGATGAAACCACCCAGGACAATGTCGACGACCCAGACTATCAG tTAGTGGCAGAAGATGTAGATGATGGTGCCCCAGGATACAACACCAGACCAAAACGTGTTGTAAAGCCCAAATTCCACCGCGGTCGAGCAAATAAAGAGAGTCAAAACCAGCAGCCTCTGAGCTGCAAACACTGCAGGAAAACCTTTAGtaagctgctgcagctcaaagCCCATCAGGTCATCCATGGAGTGAATGCTGAGAAGCCCTTCCATTGTTCGCAGTGTGGCAGAGGTTTTTCATTCCAGCGCAGCCTCAATGCACATATGCTTCTCCACACAG GGGAAAGACCACACACTTGTGACATTTGTGGGAAGGGTTTCACTCTGAAGCAACTGCTGAGGAACCACCAGCGCCTCCACACTGAGGTCAGGCCGTTTCGGTGTGAACAGTGCGGAAAGAGCTTCTACCGAGCGCATGGCCTGAAAATACATCAGATGGTCCACACTGGAGAGCGGGCACACAACTGCCAGTACTGTAACAAAAGCTTCACAATACCAGGTAATCTGCAGCGCCACCTACGCATACACACGGGCGAAAAGCCATTCAAATGTGAGACATGCGGCAAAAGCTTTAACCAGGCTGACACTCTGAAGGGCCATCAGCGTATACACACCGGTGAGCGTCCCTTTAGCTGCGAGACCTGTGGCAAGTGCTTCATCCAGAAGAGTGCCTTGAAGATGCACCAGAAGACCTCACACTCAGGGGAGAATTCACTGGCCTGTGTAGCATGTGGAACTGGGGTGGCCTGTGTTGACTCACTCAGAAAACACCTCCAGTCACACGCAGCAACTATTCCATGCACATGTGTGATCTGTGGCCAACAGCTCTGCTCCATCACAGAACTGCGCTCACACCAGCAGCACCACACAGTGGACAGGCCTCACAGCTGCGGGCTGTGTGGGAAGAGTTTCAAGTCGTCAAGTTACCTGAAGATTCACCTGAAGACGCACAGTGGGGAGAGGCCATTTTCCTGCGACATATGTGGCCGTATGTTtacacagcacagcagcctTAAATCACATCAG GTAGTCCACACGGGAGAGAAACCATTCAGCTGCGACACGTGTGGGAAATGTTTCAGCAACACGGGCAACCTGAACAGACACCAGCGTATCCACACGGGGGAGAAGCCGTTCAGCTGTGACATTTGTGGACGCAGCTTCAACCAGGGCAACAGCCTGAAAGCCCACCAGCAGATACACACCGGGGAGAAACAGTTCATGTGCGACAAGTGTGGGAAGAGTTTTGCCTACCTGAGGAACCTCAAGGACCACAAGTGTTTCTACGTCTAA
- the LOC122773703 gene encoding gastrula zinc finger protein XlCGF57.1-like isoform X1, producing the protein MSDLETQVGTIVEIMVNATVTEMSKVTAENTRDCSDEKVIQFSVFMKSLAREAVEKICQLFHKCSSLLHLEVSQGVAEIEDLRRRLEVTETELMLVLEGSRGQKGAEELTEGGSGENDGRTASISGTEGETVQSSHRSGRKSRRALATGDTGVKRSPILHLWKGRTYEDSVQLVTIKEEGLEAFVDQASADSIQCRDETTQDNVDDPDYQLVAEDVDDGAPGYNTRPKRVVKPKFHRGRANKESQNQQPLSCKHCRKTFSKLLQLKAHQVIHGVNAEKPFHCSQCGRGFSFQRSLNAHMLLHTGERPHTCDICGKGFTLKQLLRNHQRLHTEVRPFRCEQCGKSFYRAHGLKIHQMVHTGERAHNCQYCNKSFTIPGNLQRHLRIHTGEKPFKCETCGKSFNQADTLKGHQRIHTGERPFSCETCGKCFIQKSALKMHQKTSHSGENSLACVACGTGVACVDSLRKHLQSHAATIPCTCVICGQQLCSITELRSHQQHHTVDRPHSCGLCGKSFKSSSYLKIHLKTHSGERPFSCDICGRMFTQHSSLKSHQVVHTGEKPFSCDTCGKCFSNTGNLNRHQRIHTGEKPFSCDICGRSFNQGNSLKAHQQIHTGEKQFMCDKCGKSFAYLRNLKDHKCFYV; encoded by the exons ATGTCAGACTTGGAGACTCAGGTGGGCACCATTGTGGAGATAATGGTTAATGCGACTGTCACAGAAATGAGCAAAGTAACGGCTGAAAACACACGCGACTGCTCGGATGAAAAG GTGATCCAGTTTAGTGTCTTCATGAAGTCTTTGGCACGAGAAGCTGTGGAGAAGATCTGCCAACTTTTCCACAAGTGTTCCTCTCTGCTGCATTTAGAG GTGTCACAGGGTGTGGCAGAGATTGAGGACCTGAGGCGGAGGCTGGAAGTGACAGAGACGGAGCTGATGCTGGTGTTGGAGGGCAGCAGAGGTCAgaagggagcagaggagctcACAGaggggggcagtggagagaacgATGGTAGGACGGCTTCGATTAGTGGAACAGAAGGAGAAACCGTCCAGAGCAGCCATCGCTCAGGGAGAAAGAGTCGCAGAG ctTTGGCTACAGGTGATACAGGAGTGAAGAGGTCCCCTATACTTCATCTGTGGAAAGGCAGAACCTACGAG GATAGTGTCCAACTAGTAACAATTAAGGAAGAAGGTTTGGAAGCGTTCGTTGACCAGGCGTCTGCTGATTCCATTCAGTGCAGAGATGAAACCACCCAGGACAATGTCGACGACCCAGACTATCAG tTAGTGGCAGAAGATGTAGATGATGGTGCCCCAGGATACAACACCAGACCAAAACGTGTTGTAAAGCCCAAATTCCACCGCGGTCGAGCAAATAAAGAGAGTCAAAACCAGCAGCCTCTGAGCTGCAAACACTGCAGGAAAACCTTTAGtaagctgctgcagctcaaagCCCATCAGGTCATCCATGGAGTGAATGCTGAGAAGCCCTTCCATTGTTCGCAGTGTGGCAGAGGTTTTTCATTCCAGCGCAGCCTCAATGCACATATGCTTCTCCACACAG GGGAAAGACCACACACTTGTGACATTTGTGGGAAGGGTTTCACTCTGAAGCAACTGCTGAGGAACCACCAGCGCCTCCACACTGAGGTCAGGCCGTTTCGGTGTGAACAGTGCGGAAAGAGCTTCTACCGAGCGCATGGCCTGAAAATACATCAGATGGTCCACACTGGAGAGCGGGCACACAACTGCCAGTACTGTAACAAAAGCTTCACAATACCAGGTAATCTGCAGCGCCACCTACGCATACACACGGGCGAAAAGCCATTCAAATGTGAGACATGCGGCAAAAGCTTTAACCAGGCTGACACTCTGAAGGGCCATCAGCGTATACACACCGGTGAGCGTCCCTTTAGCTGCGAGACCTGTGGCAAGTGCTTCATCCAGAAGAGTGCCTTGAAGATGCACCAGAAGACCTCACACTCAGGGGAGAATTCACTGGCCTGTGTAGCATGTGGAACTGGGGTGGCCTGTGTTGACTCACTCAGAAAACACCTCCAGTCACACGCAGCAACTATTCCATGCACATGTGTGATCTGTGGCCAACAGCTCTGCTCCATCACAGAACTGCGCTCACACCAGCAGCACCACACAGTGGACAGGCCTCACAGCTGCGGGCTGTGTGGGAAGAGTTTCAAGTCGTCAAGTTACCTGAAGATTCACCTGAAGACGCACAGTGGGGAGAGGCCATTTTCCTGCGACATATGTGGCCGTATGTTtacacagcacagcagcctTAAATCACATCAG GTAGTCCACACGGGAGAGAAACCATTCAGCTGCGACACGTGTGGGAAATGTTTCAGCAACACGGGCAACCTGAACAGACACCAGCGTATCCACACGGGGGAGAAGCCGTTCAGCTGTGACATTTGTGGACGCAGCTTCAACCAGGGCAACAGCCTGAAAGCCCACCAGCAGATACACACCGGGGAGAAACAGTTCATGTGCGACAAGTGTGGGAAGAGTTTTGCCTACCTGAGGAACCTCAAGGACCACAAGTGTTTCTACGTCTAA
- the LOC122773541 gene encoding oocyte zinc finger protein XlCOF6-like: MAANLQPFVNAGESAAIFEGRMTENFNLETKCVLETALKTVVRVVGHSNEEKILKDPRTTRKSEVIMEMLAREATRKISAIFSQLCLVLHNENTTLKTKVGQLESELKIMTENLEKARLWRESVLNGCPVLFEESGLIFNLKPCGKIKNQMDNVTEEIIKAPTPVQVQVQGGQDGESGDAMKELDSEAEASSGNSQDTADDCTPVNMTSKTSDGQNTQEVDVKKKRRAFVCYVCNKSFNRQFHLMKHMNTHKEQRPFACNQCSRKFRNTAALEHHLLRHEEKKCVSFQCQICERMFKTKENLKSHLLVHTDKRPFICSTCGKGFKTKGNLQAHQVVHTNDKSHKCSECGESFRYAFTLQCHKSIHTGENPYKCTECDKVFTKRRSLRSHQLVHRGKMFTCETCGVGFTLQQNLKRHIRIHTGEKPFKCKLCGESFIQDNKLKKHMLLHGASKSFMCDLCGKTFLYNCQLQKHQKATHNEKYGHVIRRQSQERGNRRVIYRQDRTSVDMTPFTCKTCHKSFDTMTSLKRHELIHTGQTHYNCHTCGKSFFYKATYDYHQRIHSGERPFSCDICGKRFIINQALKSHKLQHSGERPHTCEQCGKTFRIYSNYRRHLRIHTGEKPYECGVCGGRFRQLGHVKFHMQVHTGERPYSCSSCGLGFSDSRLLKRHNCAEKYPKMLGNTLTPT; this comes from the exons ATGGCGGCCAATCTGCAGCCATTTGTCAACGCTGGTGAGTCAGCTGCGATTTTTGAAGGAAGAATGACAGAAAACTTTAATTTAGAGACAAAATGCGTCTTGGAGACTGCCTTAAAAACAGTTGTTCGTGTTGTCGGGCATTCAAACGAAGAAAAGATCTTGAAGGACCCGCGCACAACACGaaag TCGGAAGTCATCATGGAAATGTTGGCACGTGAAGCTACAAGAAAGATTAGTGCCATTTTCTCCCAACTGTGCTTAGTGCTGCACAATGAAAACACGACTCTAAAAACCAAAGTCGGACAACTGGAGAGTGAATTGAAGATTATGACTGAAAACCTTGAAAAGGCCAGATTATGGAGAGAAAGTGTCCTGAACGGTTGCCCAGTCCTGTTTGAGGAAAGTGGGTTGATTTTCAACTTGAAGCCATGTGGAAAGATAAAAAACCAAATGGATAATGTGACAGAGGAAATCATAAAAGCACCTACTCCTGTTCAGGTGCAAGTGCAGGGAGGACAAGATGGCG AAAGTGGAGACGCAATGAAGGAGCTGGACTCTGAAGCTGAGGCCTCGTCAGGAAATAGTCAAG ACACTGCTGACGACTGTACTCCAGTAAACATGACGTCCAAAACCAGTGACggccaaaacacacaggaagtagatgtCAAGAAGAAGCGGAGGGCGTTTGTATGTTATGTCTGTAACAAGAGCTTCAATCGGCAATTTCATCTGATGAAGCACATGAACACTCACAAAGAGCAGAGGCCTTTCGCCTGCAACCAGTGTTCGAGAAAATTCAGAAATACAGCAGCTTTGGAGCACCACCTGCTGCGCCATGAggagaagaaatgtgtttcctttcaGTGCCAGATCTGTGAGAGGatgttcaaaacaaaagagaactTGAAGTCTCATCTTCTTGTTCACACAGACAAAAGGCCGTTTATCTGCTCCACCTGTGGGAAGGGCTTCAAAACCAAAGGCAACCTTCAGGCTCATCAGGTCGTCCACACCAATGATAAATCACACAAATGTTCAGAGTGTGGTGAAAGTTTCAGGTATGCATTCACCCTGCAGTGCCATAAAAGCATTCATACTGGAGAAAATCCTTACAAATGCACAGAGTGTGACAAGGTATTTACAAAGAGGAGATCCCTGAGGTCGCACCAGTTGGTACACAGAGGTAAAATGTTCACATGCGAGACATGTGGAGTAGGTTTCACCCTTCAGCAAAACCTTAAGAGACACATCCGTATTCACACCGGTGAAAAACCTTTCAAATGTAAACTCTGTGGGGAGAGTTTTATTCAGGACAACAAGCTGAAAAAACACATGCTTCTTCACGGTGCTTCAAAGTCATTCATGTGTGATCTGTGTGGAAAGACTTTTTTGTACAACTGCCAGCTGCAGAAACACCAAAAAGCAACTCACAATGAAAAATATGGACATGTGATCAGGAGACAAAGTCAGGAGCGAGGTAACCGCAGAGTTATCTACCGACAGGACAGAACCTCGGTGGACATGACGCCATTTACCTGCAAGACCTGTCACAAGAGCTTTGACACTATGACTTCACTGAAAAGACATGAGCTGATCCACACAGGTCAGACGCACTACAACTGCCACACGTGTGGAAAGTCTTTTTTCTACAAAGCCACATATGACTACCATCAGCGGATACACTCTGGAGAACGGCCGTTTAGTTGTGACATATGTGGGAAGAGGTTTATCATCAATCAGGCTCTCAAATCCCACAAACTGCAGCACTCGGGAGAGAGACCACATACATGTGAGCAGTGTGGCAAGACCTTCAGGATCTACTCAAACTACCGCAGACATTTACGGATTCACACTGGGGAGAAGCCATACGAGTGTGGAGTTTGTGGAGGGAGGTTCAGGCAGCTTGGCCATGTGAAGTTTCACATGCAGGTCCACACAGGAGAAAGACCTTATTCCTGTAGCAGCTGTGGGCTTGGATTTTCAGATTCAAGGCTGCTCAAGAGACATAACTGTGCTGAGAAGTATCCGAAAATGTTAGGGAACACACTCACACCGACCTGA
- the LOC122772960 gene encoding oocyte zinc finger protein XlCOF6-like has protein sequence MEARFGSEVASVVEVAIQAAMSVFRDVWAKEVPNTEWDEAKLGEIQEIEKCLVVQIHGVFTEFSSELFEENETLRARVEQLEDVLQRKAGQLEQELEARVDQLGRDMEKLEKELKSIGQSDNKAEEEPTHSDSLIESSWVLATTEAAPKPAATQDEAAESTSNPQPASAENELMVPSSTAKSVTVGQPAVTPLVFVGRVDSAPTVHFVGTNQVVTQSPAPSQDVSETTGKPVILTTAASPGSIPQDVPSPNSSITSDLALSEQKKQVEEASLGRTRRKRRPTYKVQNVSTENSSEEKKIKPGEKLTKKDSVMEERFFCEHCDVGFHWKGDLNKHMKSHTKPFPCDQCDRSFLTKKSLENHILRHEASKVPRPFPCPRCKRTFRKEQSLQNHLKRHQRLKPPKPFVCDQCGKTFRIKQSLENHLLRHEKSKEPLKCQLCDKTCKTSVQLRCHMAVHSEERPFTCDKCGKDFKSKDTLRFHQMVHTNAKKYKCTMCDESFKYAHSLTVHKRKHTGVTPFICTVCNRAYRTGTALKRHSIVHTGEKPFTCHICGARFNLNNNLKRHIRIHTGEKPFTCNDCGKSFSDNTKLKSHMLIHGARKPFMCDLCGKTFLFNCRLQMHQRYVHVDGNEETECTQRLMQSKRRNKSLVKPFSCKICLKGFSAAYSLKLHERSHNEQKEYNCGICGKAFHNKYSFGYHQRSHAGEKPFVCDVCGKRFFHTGSLKQHERIHTGEKPYKCDQCGKAFRTDGNYYRHLRIHTGEKPFECFHCNKRFHQSNQLKSHLQIHTGQKLYTCQQCGQGFSDSRQLKKHSCDGSCHSVLATSTQIT, from the exons ATGGAGGCGCGGTTCGGAAGCGAGGTAGCGTCTGTCGTGGAGGTTGCCATCCAGGCGGCGATGTCAGTGTTCAGAGATGTATGGGCGAAAGAAGTTCCAAACACGGAGTGGGACGAGGCGAAGCTCGGGGAAATCCAGGAGATAGAAAAGTGTCTGGTAGTTCAGATTCACGGAGTGTTCACGGAGTTCTCCTCCGAGCTGTTTGAGGAGAACGAGACTCTTCGGGCCAGAGTGGAGCAGCTGGAAGATGTGCTTCAGAGGAAAGCCGGGCAGCtggagcaggagctggaggCCAGAGTGGATCAGCTGGGCAGAGACatggagaagctggagaaggagCTGAAGAGCATCGGTCAAAGCGACAACAAGGCCGAGGAAGAACCGACACACAGCGACTCACTCATAG AATCCTCTTGGGTTCTCGCCACCACAGAAGCTGCACCAAAACCTGCTGCCACTCAGGATGAAGCGGCAGAATCCACATCAAACCCTCAGCCAGCTTCAGCAGAAAATGAGCTCATGGTTCCCAGCTCCACAGCTAAATCTGTGACTGTTGGTCAACCTGCAGTCACGCCACTGGTTTTTGTGGGCAGAGTCGATTCTGCTCCTACGGTGCATTTCGTGGGCACCAACCAAGTTGTGACCCAGTCCCCTGCACCATCACAGGATGTGAGTGAAACAACAGGAAAGCCAGTCATCCTTACAACAGCAGCCTCGCCAGGGTCTATACCTCAAGATGTCCCCAGTCCAAACTCCAGTATCACCAGTGATCTTGCATTATCTGAGCAAAAG AAACAGGTGGAAGAGGCATCTTTGGGGAGAacaaggaggaagaggagaccaACTTATAAAGTTCAAAATG TTTCCACTGAAAACAGCTCTGAAGAGAAGAAAATTAAGCCAGGtgaaaaattaacaaaaaaagactcGGTGATGGAGGAGCGTTTTTTCTGCGAGCATTGTGATGTTGGTTTCCATTGGAAAGGTGACttgaacaaacacatgaagagtCACACAAAGCCATTTCCTTGTGACCAGTGTGACAGAAGTTTCCTGACGAAGAAGTCACTGGAGAATCACATTTTGCGGCATGAGGCGAGTAAAGTCCCCAGGCCCTTCCCCTGTCCTCGCTGTAAAAGAACATTCAGAAAAGAGCAGTCACTACAGAATCATCTCAAGCGTCACCAGCGGCTGAAGCCACCAAAGCCGTTTGTCTGCGACCAATGTGGGAAAACATTCAGAATCAAACAGTCTCTGGAAAACCACCTCTTACGCCACGAGAAAAGTAAGGAGCCACTGAAGTGCCAGCTTTGCGACAAGACTTGCAAGACTTCAGTCCAGCTGAGATGTCACATGGCTGTGCACTCGGAGGAGAGACCGTTCACCTGTGACAAATGTGGGAAAGATTTTAAGAGCAAAGACACTCTTCGCTTCCATCAGATGGTTCACACAAAtgccaaaaaatacaaatgcacaaTGTGCGATGAGTCTTTCAAATACGCCCACTCCCTGACGGTGCataagagaaaacacacaggagtCACCCCCTTCATATGTACGGTGTGCAACAGGGCATACAGGACTGGCACTGCTCTGAAGAGACACAGTATAGTCcatacaggagagaaaccgttcACCTGTCACATCTGTGGGGCCAGATTCAACCTGAACAACAACCTCAAGAGGCACATTCGCattcacacaggagagaaaccgttcACCTGTAATGATTGTGGCAAAAGCTTCTCCGACAACACCAAGCTTAAGTCACACATGCTTATCCATGGTGCTAGAAAGCCTTTTATGTGTGATCTGTGTGGGAAGACTTTCCTCTTCAACTGCAGGCTGCAGATGCATCAGAGGTACGTGCATGTTGATGGGAATGAGGAGACGGAGTGCACACAAAGATTAATGCAGTCTAAACGGCGAAATAAGTCTTTGGTGAAACCGTTCAGTTGCAAAATATGTCTGAAGGGTTTCAGTGCCGCGTATTCCCTCAAACTTCATGAACGAAGCCACAATGAACAGAAGGAGTACAACTGTGGCATTTGTGGAAAGGCTTTCCACAATAAATACTCATTTGGCTATCATCAGAGAAGCCACGCAGGGGAGAAGCcatttgtttgtgatgtttgtggaaAAAGATTTTTCCATACTGGTAGTCTGAAGCAGCATGAGCGGATCCATACTGGTGAAAAACCGTACAAGTGTGATCAGTGTGGCAAGGCCTTCAGAACAGACGGAAACTACTACAGGCACCTGCGGATCCACACGGGGGAGAAgccatttgaatgttttcactgTAACAAGAGGTTCCACCAGTCAAATCAACTCAAGTCCCACCTGCAGATCCACACGGGACAGAAGCTGTACACGTGTCAGCAGTGTGGTCAGGGCTTCTCTGATTCAAGGCAGCTGAAGAAACACAGCTGTGATGGGTCGTGCCACAGTGTGTTGGCCACCAGTACGCAAATAACTTAA